One region of Triticum aestivum cultivar Chinese Spring chromosome 6B, IWGSC CS RefSeq v2.1, whole genome shotgun sequence genomic DNA includes:
- the LOC123134612 gene encoding desmethyl-deoxy-podophyllotoxin synthase-like, producing MVRGSYIEPLVPSTSMQYMRATLALPHMEPFTMPYYHFGLCLFLALLYHAVLRALSAAAKQPRPRLPPGPWQLPIIGSLHHLLRGLPHRTMRDLSLRHGPLMLLRLCERVAIVVSSAEAAREIYKGNEAAFSERLSSPGIDEFSRHGQGIVFAPYSDHWRLLRRILMTELLSARRVEAFRQIREEEAGRLVSTIQATSDGRLVNVDERLDEFMTDSAVRAIFGDRLPDRAAFLKIVKQGVGLSSLFDLRDLFPSSRLIRLLPRSGKAERHRQEMFKIMDNILRSHEERRAARDGDDEQDMVDVLLRIQKEGNMRVSLTDGVIRALLIDVFGAALDTTTTILQWAMAELMTNPRVMQRVQSEADYVLAGHATVQEASLKSMQYLQVVIKETLRLHPPASLFPRVCVQDSKIQGYDVPRGATTLTNTWAISRDPKYWNEPEKFMPERFECDGVADFRGLDFEFTPFGVGRRICPGIDFAYANIEIALASLIYHFNWELPPRVDPKEIDMTEMFGATVRRKAELFLRPIPRVPL from the exons ATGGTGCGAGGATCATATATAGAGCCCCTTGTTCCGTCTACTAGTATGCAGTACATGCGCGCGACTCTCGCCCTTCCTCACATGGAGCCGTTCACGATGCCATACTACCACTTCGGCCTATGCCTCTTCTTGGCTCTCCTCTACCACGCCGTCCTACGCGCTCTTTCTGCCGCCGCCAAGCAGCCCCGGCCGAGGCTGCCTCCCGGCCCGTGGCAGCTTCCGATCATCGGCAGCCTGCACCACCTGCTGCGCGGGCTCCCACACCGCACCATGCGCGACCTCTCCCTCCGCCACGGCCCGCTCATGCTGCTCCGGCTGTGCGAGCGCGTGGCCATCGTCGTCTCCTCAGCCGAGGCCGCGAGGGAGATCTACAAGGGCAACGAGGCCGCCTTCTCGGAGCGCCTAAGCAGCCCGGGCATCGACGAGTTCTCCAGGCATGGCCAGGGGATCGTCTTCGCGCCCTACAGCGACCACTGGCGCCTGCTCCGCCGGATCCTCATGACGGAGCTGCTCAGCGCGCGGCGCGTCGAGGCGTTCCGGCAGATCCGCGAGGAGGAGGCGGGCCGCCTCGTCTCGACGATTCAGGCGACGTCCGACGGCCGGCTCGTGAACGTCGACGAGAGGCTCGACGAGTTCATGACAGACTCGGCCGTGCGCGCCATCTTCGGGGACAGGCTGCCCGACAGAGCCGCGTTCCTGAAGATCGTCAAGCAAGGAGTGGGTCTGTCGTCGCTGTTCGACCTCCGGGATCTCTTCCCGTCGTCGCGGCTGATTCGGCTTCTGCCGCGCAGCGGCAAGGCAGAGCGGCACCGTCAAGAGATGTTCAAGATCATGGACAACATCCTTAGGAGTCACGAGGAGAGAAGGGCAGCCAGAGATGGAGACGACGAACAGGACATGGTTGACGTGTTGCTGAGGATCCAGAAAGAAGGCAACATGCGAGTTTCCCTAACCGACGGAGTCATAAGGGCACTGCTCATA GATGTCTTCGGTGCGGCACTTGACACCACAACTACTATTCTACAATGGGCGATGGCTGAACTAATGACAAACCCAAGAGTCATGCAGCGGGTGCAATCCGAGGCAGATTATGTTCTAGCAGGACATGCCACAGTACAAGAGGCCTCACTAAAAAGCATGCAATACCTCCAGGTGGTTATTAAAGAGACCTTGCGACTACACCCTCCTGCCTCGCTCTTCCCTAGAGTGTGTGTGCAAGACAGCAAGATTCAAGGATACGACGTACCACGAGGGGCTACTACGCTAACCAACACATGGGCAATCTCTAGGGACCCGAAGTACTGGAATGAGCCTGAAAAGTTCATGCCAGAGAGATTTGAATGTGATGGTGTTGCGGACTTCAGAGGTTTGGACTTTGAGTTCACTCCTTTTGGTGTTGGGAGGAGGATTTGCCCTGGGATTGATTTTGCATATGCAAACATTGAGATTGCATTAGCTAGCCTAATTTACCATTTTAACTGGGAGCTTCCTCCCAGAGTGGACCCAAAGGAAATAGACATGACAGAGATGTTTGGAGCAACTGTTCGAAGGAAGGCTGAGCTATTTCTGCGTCCCATTCCTCGTGTCCCCCTCTAG